A stretch of DNA from Pseudokineococcus lusitanus:
GTGTTGCCGATGGGGAAGAAGAGCTCGGGGTCCTCGTCGAGGCAGGCGGAGCGGTCGCGCCAGTCCATGGTGGTCCTCCAGCGGGTCGGTGGTGCCGTCTGCGGTACGGGGTGCCGTACCTGGTGTCCTGCGGGGGACCCGGCCGGTCGTGCGTCCTTCGCTTGTGAAGGCGTTCACGAGGCGGTCCCACGAAAAGGGGCCCCACCCGAAGGCGGTGCCCCCTGTCCTGCGAGGAGCATCGCAGGACGCGGGGTCTTCATCAAGGGTTCACACGCTGAGAACTTCCTGCGTGTCGCCGGACGGAGCAACCGGCGGGGGTGGGGCCGGAGCACGCCCGGGGGCGGACGGGGTCTCACCCGATGGTGACCGCTCGGCACAGCGTCTGCCACCCGGATGATGTTCCCGACGCGGACCGTGCTAGGCGCACCCGGCCCGCCCCTGCGCACCGGGCGGGGAGGACGAGCCCGCGACGGCCCTCCGGGGCGGCCGGGTGCCTCGTTACCGTGGCGGCGTGGACCCCCGGGTGCGTGACGACGACGGCGACGGCACGGCGGGGGGCGGGCCGGTCGGCGCGGCGCTGCCGCTGGTGGCGGGGGTGGTCGCCGGGCTCGTCGTCGAGGTGGTGGCGCTCGTCGTCGTGACCGTGCTCTACGCCGTCGGCACGGCCGAGGGCGACGCCGGCTCGGTGCCGCTGGCCCTGGGCTCGGCCCTCCTCGCGCTCGGGCTCGCCGCGCTGCTCGGGTGGTGCGCGCTGCAGCTCGCGCGCGGTCGTCAGCGGGGTCGGGTGCCGGCGCTCGTGTGGCAGGTGCTGCAGACGCTCGTGGCGCTGCAGGTCCTCCTCGAGGAGAGCACGGGGAGCGGCACCTGGTGGGCGGCCCTCGGCGTCGCCGCCCTCGGGGGCGCCGTGGGGGTCGCCCTGCTCACCCGGGCGGCCGGGGCGGCGCTCCCGCACGGCCGGGAGGGCGAGACGCTGCTCTGACCTGGTCGGCCGGCCGGGCGCAGTCCCGGGGCCGGGGTCTCAGCGGTCGTCGGCGAGGCGCTCGCGCAGCTGCGCCAGCGTGCGGCTCAGCAGCCGGGAGACGTGCATCTGCGAGATCCCCACCTCGGCGGCGATCTGAGACTGCGAGAGACCGCGGACGAAGCGGAGCGCGAGGATGCGCCGCTCCCGGGCCGGCAGGGCGTCGAGCAGGGGGCGCAGGACGAGCCGGTCCTCGACGTGCTCGAGGGCGGCGTCCGGCGCCGCCGCGGCGGCCGGGGCCCGGTCGGGGTCGTCGTCGAGGGGCACCGTCGCGTACGCGCCGGCCGACTCGAGCGTCGCGAGCACGAGCTCGGGGTCGAGGCGGCACTCGCGCCCGAGCTCGGCGACGGTGGGCGAGCGGCCCAGCCGCTGCGTGAGGAGCGCCCGGGCGTCGGCGACGGCGCGGCCGTGCTCCTGCAGGCGCCGCGGGACGCGGACGGCCCACCCGCGGTCGCGGAAGTGCCGGCGGATCTCGCCGAGGACGAAGGGGACGGCGTAGGCGCCGAGCGGGACGCCACGGTCCGCGTCGTAGCGGTCGACGGCGGTGATGAGGCCGATGGTGCCGACCTGGACGAGGTCGTCGTACGGCTCGCCCCGGCCGGTGTAGCGGCGGGCCAGGCCCTCGACGAGCGGCAGGTGCGCGGCGACGACGGCCTCGCGCGCCTGCGGCCGGCCGGGGTGCCCGGCCGGCAGGGCCACGAGCACGGCGACCGCGGCGGCCGCGGCGTCCACCGGGGGCGGCAGGGGCGTGCGGGGGGCCGGCGCCGTCGTCGTCGGGCGGACCAGCTGGACGACCAGCGGCACGTCCACGGGGGCGGGGCCGGCCTCGATCCGCGGCGGGCCCGCGGGCGCGGGGACGGTCGGGGCCGGCGCCGGCGCGGCGGCGGGCGGCGGCACCGTCGCGGTGCGGGCCCCGGCGGGACGGCGACGCCGGACGTCGGGGCCGCTGCGCGGGCTCGGGGGGACGGCGGCCGTCGGCTCCACCGGCCGGTCCACCGGGGTCACGGCGCGCCGCCCGTGGTCTCGTGCACGAGCCGGAGGGCGGAGCCCTGCGGCACGTCGAGCACCTCGAGGCCCTCGACGAGCGCGTCGAGCAGCGCCCAGGCGACGCTGCCGCGGTCGGGCAGGAAGGGCGCGGGGCCGCGGACCTCGACGACGAGCTCGTGGCCGCCGATGGCGAAGGAGGCGTCGAGGAAACCGCCGGGCGTCGCGGCGGCGCCGAGGACGAGCGAGGCGGCCTCGTCGACGGCCATCCGCACGTCCTCGACGGCGTCGACGGTGACGTCGAGCCGGACGGCGAGCGCCGCGGTCGTCGTCCGCAGGACCGAGAGGAAGGCCGGGTCGGCGGGGAGCCGCAGCTCCACGCGGGCGCCGGGGGTCAGCACGGCGTCCTGCCCCGACGGCGCGACGCCGGCGGAGGGGCCGACGTCGCCGTCGGCCGGGGTGCCCGGGGCGGGGGAGAGGTCCACGGTCGGCACGAGGCGGCGCTCGAGCGCACCCGTCCCCTGCTCCGCCCTGGCCATGCGTGCTCCTGCTCGTCCACGAGGGCGGCACCGGGCGTACCGCGACGCCCATCATCCACGCCCGGGGCGCCCCCGACCAGGCTTCGGGCGGGCTCCGCGCACGCCGGGCGGGCGCCCGTGCGGGAGGGCGTGCGCCGCAACCGGTCGGGGGCGACCGACGCCCGCCGGCCGGCGGGCGTCCGGGGGGGACGGTGCCCGCAGACGGCGGCCCGCCCCGTCCCCGGCGTCCTCGCGCGGCTCACGGCGGCAGCAGACCACGGCCCGCCCCCGACTGGCCCGGCGGCACGCCGGACGGGCGGCCCGGCGGGGTGCCGGGAGGTCCGGGGACCGCGACCTGGACCGTGACGACGGCACCCCGACGGACGAGCACGCCCCGGCCGGGCGGCACGGGCCCTCGCCTCGGACCGGGGGGCAGGCCGAGGAGCTCGCCGTCGAGCGGACCCACGGCGCCGAGCAGGACGCCGGTCCGGGTCCGCCGCCCGACGGCCAGCAGCCCGCCGCGGGTGGCGGCGGCGGCGGGCGTCCCCGCGACGACGAGCAGGTCGCCCGGCAGCAGCCCGTCCGGTCCCGTGCCGGCGTCGACGCCGACGCCGAGGAGCGAGGTCGCCCACCCGCCCAGCACCTCTGCCTCGGGCGTGCCCGCCAGGAGGTCGGCGTCGTCGACGAGGACGACGAGCGGCACGCCGGGCGGCCGCGCGGCGACGGCGCGCCGCAGGGCCGTGGGCTCGCCCTGCACCGGCACCACCCGCGACGCGCGCCCCTCCTCCTCGCCGCACGCAGGCCCCTCGGTCGTCCCGGGCGGCACGGCGGGAAGGCCGGGCAGCGGCCGCCCGAGCACGACGACCGCCGCGCCGCCCCGCAGCGCCGAGCGCCCGAGGACGGCCAGCGCCGTCGTCCGCCCCGACCCGGCCGGCCCGAGCACGGGCAGGACCGGCGCCTCCTCCGCCGGGTCGAGGCGCAGCGGCCCCGCTGCGGTGCCCCCGGCCCCGAGGAGCAGCGACCCGTCGCCCGGTCCGAGGTCGAGGCCGAGGTCGAGGAGGCTCCCGTCCTCGACGCGACGGGGGAGCGCCGGCACGCGGACGACGGCGGGGCCGCCCCGGCGGGGGCGGGGCAGGTCCCGGCCCCCGGCCGGGCGCGCGCCGTCGAGGGCCCGGACGTCCGCGACCTGCACCTCGAGGGGCTCCCGGTCCGGTCCGTCGTCCCCGCCCGCCCCGGCCGCGGGGAGGTGGACGCCCCGGCCCGGGGGCCCGTCGGTGGCACGCCGCGGCGGGAGGCCCGCGAGGACGGCGTCGACCGGGTCGGCCACCGCGAGGACGACGCGCTCGCCGACCGCCGCGCTGACGCGGCCGCCGACGACCCGGGGGCCTGCCGTCAGGAGGACGAGGACGTCCGCCCCCGGGCCCTCGCGCAGCAGCCGCTCGAGGGCGGCGGCGCACGTCCCGCCGTCCTCCTCCTCCCACCGGGACTGCACCGCGTCGTACCCGTCGACGACGAGCAGCAAGGTCGGACGAGCCGGTGCACCCGGCGGCCCGGGGGCGTCGGCACGGCGCCGCACGACCTCGTCGAGGAGCACGCCGAGGACGCGGCCGGCGTGCTCGACGTCGTCCCCCGCCACGACGGAGGCGACGCCGGGCAGCGCGGCCGCGGACCCCAGCTCGCCGCCGGGGTCGACGACGTGGGCGACGACGACGTCGGGTCCCGCCGACGCGGCGGCCGCCAGCACCGCCCGGGCCGCCCCGGTCCGCCCCGAGCGGGGGCCGCCGACGACGAGGAGGTGGCCGCGGGCCGCGAGGTCCCACCCGAGAGGACGCCGGCGCTGGCGGGCCGGCTCGTCGACGAGCCCCCAGCGCAGGACCCGCGGGGCCGACGGGTCGTGCGGTGGCAGCGGCACGTGCGGGGGCAGGGGGTCGGGCCACGGGCTCGGCGGCACCGGCGCGCCCGTCCGCCGGGCCGCCCCGACGACGGCGGCGACGACGGCGGGCAGGTCGCCGGCGTCGTCCGCGGGTGGTGCCGCGCCGCCGGCGCGGGCGGCGACGGGGGCGCCGAGGACTTCCACGAGCGGCCCGGCGGTCGCCCGTGCCGACCCGGAGGCGACCTGGACCTCCTCGAGCGGCCCGCCGCCGGTGCGCCAGAGCGAGCGACCGGGCACGGACGCCGGGAGGTGCGCCGCGTCCCTCGCCTCGACGACGTCCCGGGAGTCGAGCTCGTCGCGGACGCGCAGCGCCACGCGGAGGTTGACGTTGGCGGCCATGTCGGGGCCGACGACGCCGGCGGGCCGCTGCGTGGCCAGCACGAGGTGGAGGCCGAGGGAGCGCCCGACGGCGGCGAGGCGCACGAGCCCGTCGACGAAGTCGGGGAGCTCCTCGGCCAGGACGCGGAACTCGTCGACCACGAGGACGAGGCGTCCCAGCGCGGGGTCGCCCGGCCTGCGGGCCCGGCGGTACCCGGCGAGGTCGGCCGCGCCGACCCGCTGCAGGAGGGCCTCGCGCCGCGCGACCTCGGCGCCCAGCGAGCGCAGGGCGCGCGCGGTGAGCCGGTGGTCGAGGTCGGTGACGAGCCCGAGGACGTGGGGCAGCGACGCCACGGCCGAGAAGGCCGCCCCGCCCTTGTAGTCGACGAGCACGAAGGACAGGTCCTCGGGCGCGTGGTGCCAGGCGAGCGACGCCACGAGGGTGCGCAGGAGCTCGCTCTTGCCCGCGCCCGTCGTCCCGGCGACGAGCGCGTGCGGGCCGTCGACGGCGAGGTCGAGCAGGCGCGGGCCGTCGACGCCGGCCCCGACGGGGACAGGGACGGCGCCGCCGCGCTCCGCGGTGGACCTCCAGGCCCGGGCCACGTCGTCCGGCCCGGCGCCCGGGCGCCCCAGCAGGGACGCCAGCCCGACGTGCCGGGGGACGCCGCCGCGCCGGGCGTCGGCGGCCACGAGGTGCAGCGGTGCGGCGGCCCGCGCCGCGCGGGCCGCCCGGTCCGTGCCGACCGCGGTCGCCGACCCGGTGCGCGGGTCGTGGCCGTCGGCGCGCAGGTGGAGGTCCTCGTCGTCGCCGGGCCGCAGGAGCGCCACCGCGCCGCAGCCGGCGGGGACGGCGCCCTCGTCCGCCACGACGGCCAGGGTGCGGACCCCGGCCGCCGGTCCGCGGCGGACGAGGTCGGCCAGGCCCGGGACGGTCCGCAGGAGGACGGGTGCGTCGAGCACGAGGAGCACCCGGTCGTCGGCCGGCGCGGACGGCGTCGGGGCGGCGAGCCGGTCGGCGGCGGCGGCGAGCAGCCCGGCCACCGCGGCGCGCGCCCGGGGGCCGTCGGCCGGGACGGCGTCGGGCCCGGCGCACGGCAGCCACCGCGCCCACGCCCACCGGGCGGGGTCGTCGACGAGGACGACGACGCGGACGTCATCGGGACGGTGCAGCGCCGCCACCTGCAGCAGCACCCACCGCACGGTGCCGGCCGCGGCGGTGGCGGGGCCCACGACGGCGAGGCCCCCGACGGCGTCGAGGTCGACGACGAGAGGGACGTCGATCAGCACCGGTCGCGAGGTCGTCGTCCGCCCGTCCTCGTCGTCCTCGTCCACGGCCGTGGACGACGGCGCCGTCCCCGTGCCCGGGGCGACGACGACCGGCGCCCCGCGCGGCCGCACCCAGAGGTCGGGGCCGTCGCCGACGAGGGCGGCGAGCACGTCGGTCGCCCCGGGCACCGCGCGGCGCAGGGCCTCGGCCTCGGCCGTGACGGCCTCCCGGACGTCCGCGTCCGCGGCCGCCCGCAGGCGGCCGGACCGGGCCACGGCCGCCGCGTGCCGTCGCCGCCCCGCGCGGCGCTCGACCGAGGTGGTCCCGAGGGCGACGAGCGGCGAGGCCAGCCCCACGAGCAGGGCCCACGGGCTCCACAGCAGCGCCATGGGCACGGCGAGCACGAGCGGGAGGAGGGCGGGCAGCCAGGCGGTGCGGGGCGGCTCCGGCGGCGTCGGCCGGGCGGGCCGGGTCCGACGTCGCACCGGGGGAGCGGCGGGCGGCGGCGGGCCGGGGGTGACGGGCCGGCCGCCGCGGCCGTCCCACCGCAGGGGTCGTGAGGGCGTCCCCCCGAGGCGCAGCTCGACGGTCGAGCCGCCCAGCCGCAGGCGCGCCCCGGGGCCCACGGCGACGGCGCCCGGCTCCGCCCGCCCCCCGCCGGCCGCCGGGGCGGGCGTCGCGGTGCCGTTCGCGGACCCGAGGTCGGTCGCCGTCGTGCCGTCG
This window harbors:
- a CDS encoding ATP-binding protein; protein product: MARAEQGTGALERRLVPTVDLSPAPGTPADGDVGPSAGVAPSGQDAVLTPGARVELRLPADPAFLSVLRTTTAALAVRLDVTVDAVEDVRMAVDEAASLVLGAAATPGGFLDASFAIGGHELVVEVRGPAPFLPDRGSVAWALLDALVEGLEVLDVPQGSALRLVHETTGGAP
- a CDS encoding FtsK/SpoIIIE domain-containing protein; translation: MRDDDGQGHGQAADGDGAVLLTVRDDARPGAAGPAVDVLLRAPGDGDVPRRLREVVDDLAALLDARGPGTGAAGAVRWWCGGEALHGDEVVGLPPLVRGAVLVRRAAAASARPPAPPRTAALVLHVVAGPDAGAVVPLGAGRHVVGRSPAADVVLDDPLVSRRHLAVDVRRDGTTATDLGSANGTATPAPAAGGGRAEPGAVAVGPGARLRLGGSTVELRLGGTPSRPLRWDGRGGRPVTPGPPPPAAPPVRRRTRPARPTPPEPPRTAWLPALLPLVLAVPMALLWSPWALLVGLASPLVALGTTSVERRAGRRRHAAAVARSGRLRAAADADVREAVTAEAEALRRAVPGATDVLAALVGDGPDLWVRPRGAPVVVAPGTGTAPSSTAVDEDDEDGRTTTSRPVLIDVPLVVDLDAVGGLAVVGPATAAAGTVRWVLLQVAALHRPDDVRVVVLVDDPARWAWARWLPCAGPDAVPADGPRARAAVAGLLAAAADRLAAPTPSAPADDRVLLVLDAPVLLRTVPGLADLVRRGPAAGVRTLAVVADEGAVPAGCGAVALLRPGDDEDLHLRADGHDPRTGSATAVGTDRAARAARAAAPLHLVAADARRGGVPRHVGLASLLGRPGAGPDDVARAWRSTAERGGAVPVPVGAGVDGPRLLDLAVDGPHALVAGTTGAGKSELLRTLVASLAWHHAPEDLSFVLVDYKGGAAFSAVASLPHVLGLVTDLDHRLTARALRSLGAEVARREALLQRVGAADLAGYRRARRPGDPALGRLVLVVDEFRVLAEELPDFVDGLVRLAAVGRSLGLHLVLATQRPAGVVGPDMAANVNLRVALRVRDELDSRDVVEARDAAHLPASVPGRSLWRTGGGPLEEVQVASGSARATAGPLVEVLGAPVAARAGGAAPPADDAGDLPAVVAAVVGAARRTGAPVPPSPWPDPLPPHVPLPPHDPSAPRVLRWGLVDEPARQRRRPLGWDLAARGHLLVVGGPRSGRTGAARAVLAAAASAGPDVVVAHVVDPGGELGSAAALPGVASVVAGDDVEHAGRVLGVLLDEVVRRRADAPGPPGAPARPTLLLVVDGYDAVQSRWEEEDGGTCAAALERLLREGPGADVLVLLTAGPRVVGGRVSAAVGERVVLAVADPVDAVLAGLPPRRATDGPPGRGVHLPAAGAGGDDGPDREPLEVQVADVRALDGARPAGGRDLPRPRRGGPAVVRVPALPRRVEDGSLLDLGLDLGPGDGSLLLGAGGTAAGPLRLDPAEEAPVLPVLGPAGSGRTTALAVLGRSALRGGAAVVVLGRPLPGLPAVPPGTTEGPACGEEEGRASRVVPVQGEPTALRRAVAARPPGVPLVVLVDDADLLAGTPEAEVLGGWATSLLGVGVDAGTGPDGLLPGDLLVVAGTPAAAATRGGLLAVGRRTRTGVLLGAVGPLDGELLGLPPGPRRGPVPPGRGVLVRRGAVVTVQVAVPGPPGTPPGRPSGVPPGQSGAGRGLLPP
- a CDS encoding SigB/SigF/SigG family RNA polymerase sigma factor, producing the protein MTPVDRPVEPTAAVPPSPRSGPDVRRRRPAGARTATVPPPAAAPAPAPTVPAPAGPPRIEAGPAPVDVPLVVQLVRPTTTAPAPRTPLPPPVDAAAAAVAVLVALPAGHPGRPQAREAVVAAHLPLVEGLARRYTGRGEPYDDLVQVGTIGLITAVDRYDADRGVPLGAYAVPFVLGEIRRHFRDRGWAVRVPRRLQEHGRAVADARALLTQRLGRSPTVAELGRECRLDPELVLATLESAGAYATVPLDDDPDRAPAAAAAPDAALEHVEDRLVLRPLLDALPARERRILALRFVRGLSQSQIAAEVGISQMHVSRLLSRTLAQLRERLADDR